GTAATATGTAATCGAGAAGAATGAGATGAGTAGCGGAAAATTGCGCCAATTAATCAAAATTACGAGTGCGATCGCCTTAATCGTACTTGGGGGGACTAATACCGCCATCTCAACTACTCCAGCCCCAATAGAATTGGCGATAGAACCAAAATTTGACTATGCTGGGGACTTTTCAGAAGGTTTAGCCAGAATCGGATTAGGCGAGACTCCCGAAAATGAAGCTACTTATGGATATAGAAAGATTGACAGCTACGGCTACATCAACCGTCAAGGAAAAATCGTCATCCCCGTCCAATTTAAACGAGCAGGAGACTTTTCTCAAGGGTTAGCTTGGATCGGGACAGATACTAATGGAGATGGTTACGCCGATTCGTATGGATATATCGATAAAACTGGAAAGCAAGTCATTAAACCCAAATTTACTGAAGCTGGCAACTTTTCATCAGGATTAGCTCCAGTTACCCTCAATTCTCAAAATGGTTATATCAACCAGAAAGGAAAATTAGTCTTAAAGCTGAAATATAAATATCTAGAACAATTTCACGAAGGGTTAGCCAGAGTGGGAGTTCAAACCCCACAAGGAAGCTTCAAATACGGCTATATCAATACCCAAGGTAAATTAGTCATTCCCCTCAAATTTGCCCAATCTGGCAATTTTTCGGCAGGATTAGCCTCAACCGGATCTATCGACAATCGCACCCTGGGATACATCAACAAACGAGGGAAAGTTGTCCTCAAAATCCCTCAATTAGATACCTATGTAGCTGGAGAATTTGCTGATGGTATGGCAGTAGTAGAATTGAGTGGTGGTGCTTGTTCGGCAGCAGCTTATTGCGAGTATAGATACATCAATCGCAGAGGTAAAGTTGCCCTCGAACCCACTACTGGAAATTGGACAAATGCTGGAAAATTTGCCCAAGGATTCGCACCAGTAGCTACGGGTGGGGGTGGAAGAGATGCAGGTGGTTTCTATCCTGCTACTGGTTGGGGTTTTATTAACCGTCAGGGTAAATTCGTCATTGCACCTCAATTCGGCGATGCGGGGAGTTTTTCAGAAGGATTGGCTAGGGTGGAAGTAAACGGAAAATATGGCTATATTCCCCTCCCAAAATGAAAGAGGGATTCTGAATAACTTCCGTCTCCTCCACCGTGTCGGTACGAACATCAATTGATTGTTGTTGAAACTCCTCTAGT
The nucleotide sequence above comes from Merismopedia glauca CCAP 1448/3. Encoded proteins:
- a CDS encoding WG repeat-containing protein, which gives rise to MSSGKLRQLIKITSAIALIVLGGTNTAISTTPAPIELAIEPKFDYAGDFSEGLARIGLGETPENEATYGYRKIDSYGYINRQGKIVIPVQFKRAGDFSQGLAWIGTDTNGDGYADSYGYIDKTGKQVIKPKFTEAGNFSSGLAPVTLNSQNGYINQKGKLVLKLKYKYLEQFHEGLARVGVQTPQGSFKYGYINTQGKLVIPLKFAQSGNFSAGLASTGSIDNRTLGYINKRGKVVLKIPQLDTYVAGEFADGMAVVELSGGACSAAAYCEYRYINRRGKVALEPTTGNWTNAGKFAQGFAPVATGGGGRDAGGFYPATGWGFINRQGKFVIAPQFGDAGSFSEGLARVEVNGKYGYIPLPK